A window of Dehalococcoidia bacterium contains these coding sequences:
- a CDS encoding nitronate monooxygenase: MFKTRMTELFGIQRPIMLAGMNWITEPGLVAAVCNAGGLGMLATARFSPDEARKNIREVRSLTDKPFGVNQALVLPGARENVEVAIEEKVPVLNYALGKPWFIDRVHAYGGKVMGTTATVRHAVRAEQLGCDAVIITGNEAAGHGTIATSLVLIPMVASQIKIPLIAAGGFYNGRGLAAALALGADGISMGTRFSLTKESLVHNNFKQLCLKATEQDTLYSNAFDGMPGRVLKTKAAERMMKSGIQFSEAFQGAGEIRKMLGLSYWKFIGLSLQMWRAEEGSPIWSQARQAVGMRRHLRAINEGDVDEGILFAGQDCGGIDDLPGVQELVDRIMSEAEAACDSLQQKRR, encoded by the coding sequence ATGTTCAAAACCAGGATGACGGAGCTATTCGGCATTCAGCGACCTATCATGCTGGCCGGGATGAACTGGATCACGGAGCCGGGGCTGGTGGCGGCGGTGTGCAACGCAGGCGGACTGGGCATGCTGGCCACGGCGCGCTTCTCCCCGGATGAGGCGAGAAAGAACATACGCGAGGTCAGGAGCCTGACCGATAAGCCTTTTGGCGTTAACCAGGCCCTGGTCCTGCCCGGAGCGCGCGAGAACGTCGAGGTGGCCATCGAAGAAAAGGTGCCCGTCCTCAACTACGCGCTGGGCAAGCCGTGGTTTATCGATCGTGTACATGCTTACGGCGGCAAGGTTATGGGCACCACCGCCACTGTCAGGCACGCTGTCAGGGCCGAACAGCTCGGATGCGACGCAGTAATCATTACCGGAAACGAGGCTGCGGGACATGGCACCATTGCCACCTCTCTGGTCCTCATCCCTATGGTTGCCAGCCAGATAAAGATTCCTTTGATAGCGGCCGGCGGGTTTTACAACGGCCGGGGGCTGGCTGCGGCTCTGGCCCTGGGCGCGGATGGGATATCGATGGGCACGAGGTTCTCACTGACTAAAGAGAGCCTGGTACACAATAATTTCAAGCAGCTCTGCCTCAAAGCTACGGAGCAGGACACGCTCTACAGCAACGCCTTCGACGGCATGCCCGGGCGTGTGCTCAAGACAAAGGCGGCCGAAAGAATGATGAAGAGCGGTATACAATTCTCCGAAGCCTTCCAGGGCGCCGGAGAGATACGGAAAATGCTCGGGCTATCTTACTGGAAGTTTATCGGGCTGAGCCTTCAGATGTGGCGGGCCGAGGAAGGTTCCCCCATCTGGTCGCAGGCCCGCCAGGCCGTCGGTATGAGAAGGCATCTCAGGGCCATCAACGAGGGCGATGTCGATGAGGGCATACTCTTCGCGGGACAGGATTGCGGCGGCATAGACGACCTGCCTGGAGTGCAGGAGCTGGTTGACCGCATTATGTCCGAGGCTGAAGCGGCCTGCGATTCCCTGCAGCAAAAGCGGCGCTGA
- a CDS encoding MBL fold metallo-hydrolase, with protein sequence MREVIPGVFQLSRWWDQADLGSNVYLIDTGGELALVDTGFKGKEPIIIERVRGLGYSSSRIASIIITHHHTDHTGGLAGLVEITGARVVAHAADAPYIDGRLPQPGPSRPGWLCRAARPFQHLLATQPVKVDHEVADGDELPLAGGIRVLHTPGHTPGSMCIFLKSNGVVFTGDLLAQRFGLKWPSIPFTTDVAQLRRSARKLAGQEFESACFGHGSPIKVNAGRRIRRFAAHSPSVSD encoded by the coding sequence ATGAGGGAAGTGATACCCGGAGTTTTTCAACTCAGCCGGTGGTGGGACCAGGCCGACCTGGGTTCCAATGTCTACCTGATCGACACAGGCGGCGAGCTTGCGCTGGTTGATACGGGATTTAAAGGCAAAGAGCCGATCATTATTGAAAGGGTACGCGGCCTGGGTTACTCCTCTTCGCGCATCGCTTCAATCATCATCACGCACCATCATACCGATCATACCGGCGGGCTGGCTGGGCTGGTGGAGATCACCGGTGCCAGGGTCGTCGCCCACGCGGCGGATGCGCCTTATATAGATGGAAGGCTGCCTCAGCCTGGACCGTCGCGCCCCGGATGGCTCTGCCGTGCGGCGCGTCCCTTTCAGCACTTGCTGGCTACCCAACCGGTCAAAGTCGATCACGAGGTAGCTGACGGTGACGAACTTCCTTTGGCCGGAGGGATACGCGTACTGCATACGCCGGGGCATACGCCCGGCAGCATGTGCATCTTCCTCAAGAGCAACGGCGTCGTCTTCACCGGCGACCTGCTGGCGCAGCGTTTCGGCCTGAAGTGGCCGTCCATCCCCTTCACAACTGATGTGGCTCAGCTAAGACGATCTGCCAGGAAGCTGGCGGGACAAGAGTTTGAGTCGGCCTGCTTCGGACACGGCTCACCCATCAAAGTCAATGCTGGCAGGCGTATCCGACGTTTTGCAGCGCATTCTCCCTCTGTATCGGACTGA
- a CDS encoding tetratricopeptide repeat protein: MTIEELRRRVDECFDREEFLNALEYSVELISRHADQVTFEDIFKKGLCHFKLEEDAEAIGCFNRALEREPDNVMALTNKGICLFNLDKVNEAFAVFNLAIKLNPNVFPPWHYMGLHYLRTYLKTGDLAAMIKMVNCYRQVVGMAPDFGEFTIHDPIDDADYSIDRFLELHKGVKDLPVEMLTSL; the protein is encoded by the coding sequence ATGACAATTGAGGAACTGCGCCGGCGCGTGGACGAGTGTTTCGATCGCGAGGAGTTTCTCAATGCTCTCGAGTACTCGGTTGAACTGATAAGCCGACACGCAGACCAGGTGACCTTCGAGGACATCTTCAAGAAAGGGCTGTGCCACTTCAAGCTGGAGGAGGATGCCGAGGCTATCGGCTGCTTCAACAGGGCACTGGAGAGGGAACCCGATAACGTGATGGCGCTGACCAACAAGGGCATCTGCCTCTTCAATCTCGACAAGGTTAACGAAGCATTCGCGGTTTTCAACCTGGCCATTAAGCTTAATCCCAATGTGTTCCCGCCATGGCATTACATGGGCCTTCATTACCTGAGGACCTACCTGAAGACCGGCGATCTTGCGGCCATGATAAAAATGGTCAACTGCTATCGCCAGGTGGTGGGGATGGCGCCCGATTTCGGGGAATTCACCATTCACGATCCGATCGATGATGCAGATTATTCCATCGATCGCTTCCTTGAGCTGCATAAGGGCGTGAAGGACCTGCCTGTAGAAATGCTGACTTCCCTCTAA
- a CDS encoding ArsA family ATPase produces MRAINNTPVIAFAGKGGVGKTTCAAATALHLASHGRKTLAISTDATPSLSHIFQSAPAEIPSQAADGLFFLEIGTGQARQMWEKKFGRDVYHVFSSFVEIAYADYVDFMASVLPGLAEEFIVDYIRELSCGREWDTIVWDTAPLGQTMALLQTPALLTQHLRLAPRIYTKIKAGEGTRETILDIIRRWEELSAADVAFLRNGVEFNIVAIPEALAVNQLDEILGDLDKYDLKVKRLIINNVIQTSDSAFLRRKAGQQQIYMKQLHDKYNRLRMSQVPLFPHEIKGRETLLKVAEALY; encoded by the coding sequence ATGCGCGCTATTAACAACACACCTGTCATAGCTTTCGCCGGCAAGGGTGGCGTAGGAAAGACCACCTGCGCGGCGGCCACAGCCCTGCATTTGGCATCGCACGGACGCAAGACCCTGGCCATCTCCACCGATGCCACTCCTTCACTTTCGCACATCTTCCAGTCGGCGCCCGCGGAGATCCCGTCGCAGGCTGCAGACGGCCTCTTCTTCCTGGAGATCGGCACGGGCCAGGCCAGGCAGATGTGGGAGAAAAAGTTCGGCCGCGATGTTTATCATGTGTTTTCCTCATTCGTGGAGATAGCCTATGCTGATTATGTTGATTTCATGGCTTCCGTACTGCCGGGACTGGCCGAGGAATTTATAGTCGATTACATCCGCGAGCTTTCATGCGGCAGGGAGTGGGATACAATCGTCTGGGATACGGCGCCGCTGGGACAGACCATGGCGCTGCTGCAGACGCCCGCGCTGCTCACACAGCATCTCCGGCTGGCGCCGCGCATCTATACTAAAATCAAAGCGGGGGAAGGCACCAGGGAGACGATACTGGATATCATCCGGCGCTGGGAGGAGCTGTCGGCCGCCGATGTAGCTTTCTTACGCAACGGGGTGGAATTCAATATAGTTGCTATCCCGGAGGCACTGGCGGTCAACCAGCTGGATGAAATACTCGGCGATCTGGATAAATATGATCTCAAAGTCAAGCGGCTGATCATCAACAACGTGATTCAGACGTCGGACTCCGCTTTCTTACGCAGGAAGGCCGGCCAGCAACAAATATACATGAAGCAGCTGCACGATAAATACAACCGGCTCCGGATGTCGCAGGTACCCCTCTTCCCGCACGAGATAAAAGGGCGTGAGACGCTGCTTAAGGTCGCGGAAGCGCTCTACTGA